One region of Xylanimonas ulmi genomic DNA includes:
- a CDS encoding helix-turn-helix domain-containing protein, giving the protein MTQGAEWAQKWAESIGESLQRLRKLRGVSAQQLSERCATIGYPIARNTIANIENGRKRDVPVQEVAVLAAALGSSPVELLFPVLSGSKPVEALPNRSAYPVLALEWFAGSDRKVGNRYIGDPYAPEEWLPGPRAAGKSDLLVARTAFRMALVADEAMRNLAAARLGAEDPTRVTLVGAQIGEGLTWGDIAETWERSLHRSLRDLQRWRCLARRQGVDPGPLPPRIVEAYAALGGDDVELAHITHEDATSLSLLGLDPDQQTFLSLIDPDARS; this is encoded by the coding sequence ATGACACAAGGAGCCGAGTGGGCACAGAAGTGGGCGGAGAGCATCGGCGAGAGCCTCCAGCGCCTTCGGAAGCTCCGTGGCGTCTCTGCTCAGCAGCTTTCGGAGCGCTGCGCGACCATCGGGTACCCGATCGCGAGGAACACAATCGCCAACATAGAGAACGGTCGGAAGCGCGACGTTCCGGTTCAGGAGGTGGCAGTGCTTGCCGCCGCCCTCGGGTCTTCGCCGGTGGAACTCCTGTTCCCAGTCCTGAGCGGTTCGAAACCCGTAGAGGCGCTCCCGAACCGGTCCGCATACCCTGTACTCGCCCTTGAGTGGTTCGCGGGATCGGACCGCAAGGTGGGCAATAGGTACATCGGGGACCCCTATGCGCCCGAGGAGTGGCTCCCGGGACCGCGGGCTGCGGGCAAGAGCGACCTCCTGGTTGCCCGGACAGCCTTCCGGATGGCCCTAGTCGCCGACGAAGCCATGCGCAACCTCGCAGCGGCTCGGCTTGGAGCAGAGGACCCCACGCGGGTGACGCTCGTCGGCGCGCAGATCGGAGAGGGGCTCACGTGGGGTGACATCGCCGAAACCTGGGAACGGTCACTACACAGGAGCCTCAGGGACCTGCAGCGATGGCGCTGCTTGGCGCGTCGACAGGGAGTGGACCCCGGGCCCCTGCCTCCACGGATCGTTGAGGCGTACGCAGCACTCGGTGGCGACGATGTCGAGCTCGCTCACATCACGCACGAGGACGCCACATCGCTCTCGCTCCTAGGCCTGGACCCTGATCAACAGACCTTCCTATCGCTGATAGATCCCGATGCCCGCTCCTGA
- a CDS encoding helix-turn-helix domain-containing protein — MTVAEVAEYLKTSPDTVRSLAARGELRGFRLAARGAWRFDREDVDAFVEFRKSMQAGPRTGAGSRGVGPFGQTSRSAAIAAGKRIRDFRG, encoded by the coding sequence ATGACCGTCGCCGAGGTCGCTGAGTACCTCAAGACCTCTCCCGACACCGTGCGCAGCCTCGCTGCTCGCGGCGAACTCCGAGGGTTCCGCCTCGCCGCGCGAGGTGCGTGGCGCTTCGATCGCGAGGACGTCGACGCCTTCGTCGAGTTCCGCAAGTCGATGCAGGCGGGCCCACGGACCGGAGCCGGATCCAGAGGGGTCGGGCCGTTCGGGCAGACATCTCGGTCCGCGGCGATCGCAGCCGGTAAGCGGATCCGGGACTTCAGGGGCTGA
- a CDS encoding helix-turn-helix transcriptional regulator has translation MKLIDKKAVAALTGTSDATVTDWVYRGVELGPLSIKLGRRRVWDEERVLRWLNDRFAEAEKRAS, from the coding sequence GTGAAACTCATCGACAAGAAGGCTGTCGCAGCGCTTACGGGCACTAGCGACGCCACTGTCACCGACTGGGTGTACCGGGGCGTCGAGCTCGGGCCGCTCAGCATCAAGCTCGGCCGCAGGCGGGTGTGGGACGAGGAGCGCGTACTGCGCTGGCTCAACGACCGCTTCGCCGAGGCCGAGAAGCGGGCGTCGTGA
- a CDS encoding tyrosine-type recombinase/integrase, which yields MPAPEKRTRNGKTRWLARYRDPEGKQRSKTFDRQVDAQTFLDETVVSVRRGTYLDPDAGRETFRAHAEAWLAMQTFNTSTREVVEHRLVKHVYPVLGSKQLAQIKPSTVKAWLAGLKVSKSYARTIHANVSSILAAAVEDEKVAKNAARTKASRPGKVARRRIVPWSAEQVAAAHRALAEQYRILVTLGAGLGMRQGELFGLSPDDVDFLRGEVHVRRQVKVLAGNKLVFSLPKGEKTRDVPLPPSVRAALALHLKRHPAVAVSLPWDGEPGDAKHGETLTVPLVTTSREKKPLNRNHFNTYHWHAVADAVKLTEGQEGGMHQLRHFYASVLLDAGESIKVVAEHLGHSDPGFTLRTYTHLMPASGDRTKKAVDAALSCVPVVYPDASVSL from the coding sequence ATGCCCGCTCCTGAGAAGCGCACCCGCAACGGCAAGACCCGTTGGCTGGCGCGGTACCGCGACCCTGAGGGCAAGCAGCGCAGCAAGACGTTCGACCGCCAGGTCGACGCCCAGACGTTCCTGGACGAGACGGTCGTGTCAGTGCGTCGTGGCACGTACCTCGACCCGGACGCCGGGCGCGAGACGTTCCGGGCTCACGCCGAGGCGTGGCTGGCGATGCAGACGTTCAACACGTCGACGCGCGAGGTCGTCGAGCACCGCCTGGTCAAGCACGTGTACCCGGTGCTCGGAAGCAAGCAGCTCGCACAGATCAAGCCCTCGACGGTGAAGGCGTGGTTGGCCGGGCTGAAGGTGTCGAAGTCCTACGCCCGGACGATCCACGCGAACGTGTCGTCGATCCTGGCTGCGGCCGTCGAGGACGAGAAGGTCGCGAAGAACGCCGCGAGGACGAAGGCGTCCAGGCCGGGGAAGGTCGCACGCAGGAGGATCGTGCCGTGGTCGGCCGAGCAGGTCGCCGCGGCGCACCGGGCCCTCGCCGAGCAGTACCGGATCCTCGTGACGCTCGGCGCCGGGCTCGGGATGCGGCAGGGCGAGCTGTTCGGCCTCTCCCCCGACGACGTCGACTTCCTGCGCGGCGAGGTCCACGTGCGCCGGCAGGTGAAGGTGCTGGCGGGGAACAAGCTCGTCTTCTCTCTGCCGAAGGGCGAGAAGACCCGCGACGTGCCCTTGCCGCCGTCGGTGCGCGCGGCGCTGGCGTTGCACCTGAAGCGACACCCAGCGGTCGCGGTGTCGCTTCCGTGGGACGGCGAACCGGGCGACGCGAAGCATGGGGAGACGTTGACGGTGCCGCTCGTGACGACGTCGCGGGAGAAGAAGCCGCTCAACCGCAACCACTTCAACACCTATCACTGGCACGCTGTCGCCGACGCCGTGAAGCTCACGGAGGGGCAGGAGGGCGGCATGCACCAACTCCGGCACTTCTACGCATCGGTGCTGCTCGATGCCGGTGAGTCGATCAAGGTGGTCGCCGAACACCTCGGCCACTCAGACCCCGGGTTCACGCTGCGCACGTACACGCACCTGATGCCCGCTTCGGGCGACAGGACCAAGAAGGCGGTGGACGCCGCTCTGTCATGTGTACCCGTTGTGTACCCCGACGCCTCCGTGAGCCTCTGA
- a CDS encoding IclR family transcriptional regulator translates to MSAEQDELTAPGRRLGDVKSAVRTMQVLELLADRGGVPARLRDLSDQLDAPRSSVHALLRTLESHGWVRNDASGSLYALGIKSLVVGTAFLDADPYVRVVRPVLARLRERIDETVHLARIDGERVVYLSTHQSSRDARPISRIGRWLPAHSSGLGKALLAARQDPLPAELVALTPHTLTDPAALGADIEETRRRGYALDVEENAPGLRCLGLALRYTDPVQDAISCSIPTERHTPEREAAILDALRAARAEIEDIAPKQGTF, encoded by the coding sequence ATGTCCGCAGAACAGGACGAGCTCACGGCGCCGGGGCGCCGGCTCGGCGACGTGAAGTCGGCGGTGCGCACCATGCAGGTGTTGGAGCTGCTGGCAGACCGCGGCGGCGTCCCTGCGCGACTGCGCGACCTGTCGGACCAGCTCGACGCGCCACGCTCGTCGGTGCACGCGCTGCTACGCACCCTCGAGTCGCACGGATGGGTGCGCAACGACGCCTCGGGGAGCCTGTACGCGCTCGGCATCAAGTCGCTCGTCGTGGGCACGGCGTTCCTTGACGCCGACCCGTACGTCCGCGTCGTGCGCCCCGTGCTCGCCCGACTGCGGGAGAGGATCGACGAGACCGTGCATCTGGCGCGCATCGACGGTGAGCGCGTCGTCTACCTCAGCACACATCAGTCGAGCCGTGACGCGCGGCCGATCTCGCGCATCGGGCGCTGGCTTCCGGCGCACTCCTCGGGCCTGGGCAAGGCCCTGCTCGCCGCGCGGCAGGACCCGCTGCCCGCCGAGCTGGTGGCGCTGACGCCCCACACCCTGACCGACCCGGCCGCGCTCGGCGCCGACATCGAGGAGACGCGGCGGCGCGGCTATGCCCTCGACGTCGAGGAGAACGCCCCCGGCCTGCGCTGTCTCGGGTTGGCGCTGCGCTACACCGACCCCGTCCAGGACGCCATCAGCTGCTCGATCCCGACCGAGCGCCACACCCCCGAGCGCGAGGCGGCGATCCTGGACGCGCTGCGCGCCGCGCGAGCCGAGATCGAGGACATCGCGCCCAAGCAAGGCACGTTCTAG
- a CDS encoding phage portal protein, with protein MGLLERIRGAVSLGMPGDGTTWSTARRPLRVGSPWGGGGSIQRAVIADVFGAASLPMTREVAMRVSSVKKGRALIAGTLSRYPLKAYRAEAELAAQPTWLYRTDTGQSPQQRMLWTLDDLIFHGCSLWAVQRGAGDRITDAVRVPFDEWEVNDDLQVLVQGRVVSREEVVYIEGPQDGLLDTAADDIRASLSMQAAWKARVDTPVPIVELHQTDDVELDDAELAGLMDDWATARRNGGVAYTPKAIEAREHGQAPTDLFVQGRNAARIDFANHLALPVALLDGSPATASLTYSTKGDSRNELVDLSLSYWSGPIAARLSMDDVVPRGTSVDFDISWLATPTQPTTANPARED; from the coding sequence GTGGGACTGCTGGAGCGCATCCGAGGAGCCGTCTCCCTGGGCATGCCGGGGGACGGCACGACCTGGTCGACCGCTCGGCGCCCGCTGCGTGTCGGGTCGCCGTGGGGCGGGGGCGGCTCCATCCAGCGGGCGGTCATCGCCGACGTGTTCGGGGCCGCGAGCCTGCCGATGACCCGTGAGGTCGCGATGCGGGTGTCGTCGGTCAAGAAGGGTCGGGCGCTGATCGCGGGCACGCTCAGCCGCTACCCGCTCAAGGCGTACCGGGCCGAGGCCGAGCTCGCGGCGCAGCCGACGTGGCTGTACCGCACCGACACCGGGCAGTCCCCGCAGCAGCGGATGCTGTGGACGCTCGACGACCTGATCTTCCACGGCTGCAGCCTGTGGGCCGTCCAGCGTGGGGCCGGAGACCGGATCACCGACGCGGTGCGGGTGCCGTTCGACGAGTGGGAGGTCAACGACGACCTGCAGGTGCTCGTGCAGGGGCGCGTGGTCTCGCGCGAGGAGGTCGTCTACATCGAGGGCCCGCAGGACGGGCTGCTGGACACCGCGGCCGACGACATCAGGGCGTCGCTGTCGATGCAGGCGGCGTGGAAGGCGCGCGTGGACACGCCGGTCCCGATCGTCGAGCTGCATCAGACGGACGACGTCGAGTTGGACGACGCCGAGCTGGCGGGCCTCATGGACGACTGGGCCACGGCCCGCCGCAACGGCGGGGTGGCCTACACCCCCAAGGCGATCGAGGCCCGCGAGCACGGGCAGGCGCCCACGGACCTGTTCGTCCAGGGCCGCAACGCCGCGCGCATCGACTTCGCCAACCATCTCGCGCTGCCGGTGGCGCTGCTGGACGGGTCCCCGGCCACGGCGTCGCTGACGTACTCGACCAAGGGCGACTCGCGCAACGAGCTGGTCGACCTGTCCCTGTCGTACTGGTCGGGACCGATCGCCGCGCGGCTGTCGATGGACGACGTCGTGCCGCGCGGGACCTCGGTCGACTTCGACATCTCCTGGCTGGCCACACCGACCCAGCCCACGACCGCGAACCCCGCACGGGAGGACTGA
- a CDS encoding AAA family ATPase: protein MTDGVPDYFASETYDNPFSAEEMAQMVYGDEAPQPERMTNGAAFIFDPDLDVDPVWGTPEQALWASGESTMISASPGVGKTTVAQRVVLSMIGLGGDVLGFKVRPARRVLYLAMDRPKQIARSFRRMVTDRDRNALEHKLRVWKGPPPADIARIPGTLLSLVTAADADVVVIDSLKDAALGLSSDDVGSAVNRAIQEVLVHRVEVLILHHQIKRGGDGKARPTTLADVYGSTWITSGAGSVILLDGEAGSDTATLHHLKQPSEPVGPLKLEFDRFGGKVVMAEQFDPLAWLRSQHGRVTAAGMAISRTGEERPAKDVVEQCRRDLRRLTRSGLAREFEGSRGGPGGSAPTSWEAVRDEGLIAA, encoded by the coding sequence GTGACAGACGGGGTGCCGGACTACTTCGCCTCAGAGACCTATGACAACCCGTTCTCGGCCGAGGAGATGGCGCAAATGGTCTACGGGGACGAGGCACCGCAGCCGGAGCGGATGACGAACGGCGCGGCGTTCATCTTCGACCCAGACCTTGACGTCGATCCGGTGTGGGGGACGCCTGAGCAGGCACTCTGGGCGTCGGGGGAGTCGACCATGATCTCGGCCTCGCCTGGCGTCGGGAAGACGACCGTCGCGCAGCGCGTGGTGCTCAGCATGATCGGCCTCGGCGGTGACGTGCTGGGCTTCAAGGTGCGGCCCGCCCGGCGTGTTCTCTACTTGGCCATGGACCGCCCGAAGCAGATCGCCAGGTCGTTCCGGCGCATGGTGACGGACCGGGACCGCAACGCCCTTGAGCACAAGCTCAGGGTGTGGAAAGGTCCACCGCCCGCGGACATCGCCCGGATTCCCGGGACCCTGCTCAGCCTCGTCACGGCGGCTGACGCGGACGTCGTGGTCATCGACTCTCTGAAGGACGCAGCGCTTGGCCTCTCGTCCGACGACGTCGGCTCTGCGGTCAACAGGGCCATCCAAGAAGTCCTCGTCCACCGCGTAGAGGTCCTGATCCTGCACCACCAGATCAAGCGCGGCGGGGACGGCAAGGCACGCCCAACGACGCTCGCCGACGTCTACGGCTCGACGTGGATCACCTCGGGTGCCGGCTCGGTGATCCTGCTGGACGGCGAGGCGGGATCCGACACGGCGACTCTCCACCACCTCAAGCAGCCCTCCGAGCCTGTCGGACCGCTCAAGCTGGAGTTCGACCGCTTCGGAGGCAAGGTCGTCATGGCCGAGCAGTTCGACCCGCTGGCATGGCTCCGCTCGCAGCACGGGCGAGTCACAGCGGCCGGCATGGCGATATCGCGGACCGGTGAGGAGCGCCCCGCCAAGGACGTCGTCGAGCAGTGCCGGCGCGACCTTCGGCGGCTCACCCGCAGCGGCCTCGCGCGCGAGTTCGAGGGCTCTCGGGGAGGGCCCGGGGGCAGCGCCCCAACGTCATGGGAGGCGGTCCGCGACGAGGGGTTGATCGCGGCATGA